The Takifugu rubripes chromosome 7, fTakRub1.2, whole genome shotgun sequence genome has a segment encoding these proteins:
- the LOC101078690 gene encoding uncharacterized protein isoform X1 produces MFQFGKYNLDIIEMLSGHQAHQFKGLGLDRQLQHQQQVQLHQHQLQQQQQQQAESSGALLSGLGLGPLQGTRGNAFSDSASIFAKMSAPPPPPLQQQPSSSQSSRSKSSKMSSSSSSHSSGYPQFLRSFHPSEAALAQEQLHPGVGRFEHFAGGSSSSGSAGGLGGLVTSAPPPPPPLHPGLSVPQASSGPSTSSPSPSTSVTASNNPPSSSAVSSLGHHLVGAQSDARSLHQQFSCMLAANQYFLSGVPANASLEQFLVQQGTHNHLGIGLSQTGGETSTSLASPPALHSSHSHGHSTAQPQQGAPQPSQQQQLPPHALSHPHSHSHHPLHPGSQPSSLGGFDFQGIPVLSSNQIASLMQQEAGLPLPLPLHLSLSKDDGKGDSSSGGGGSSNSSSRRKKAMAGYLPQRKSDAAGNNSSSHSGNPSTTSNSGGLSHGQPPALIGSGVGITPMGGDPSSLLSSSSSSSSVVSSSSSSAPSSTAASVLVTNDSHLSKSDNQNSMQPNPSASDTEPLYSCRDCGKSFPHLSSLRRHLRMHEPTTAGTSNSSTTGPNPIHIKAQSDPSLPHSTQETQPSSNSCPSPDKLFHCSDCGKAFKKKGHLLQHGVIHSSARPYGCSTCSRAFNRRESLTRHEKIHEEKPFRCPACGRAFRESTSLLNHAASGTCGKPGYHDDHRSQGNPSPCYSGASPCGSGMAGPALRKAPLAPTLHPHSQSHGQHHHPQQQPHLPLSSLLDDSEDDVTSSVNNAISAITAASNSGNRGDDRGDIIGGLLGGLGLGPLGSPSSTSGIDKNFRGVGNQEPMSSNPQNPAAKPKRPRKPRAKKDPAQGGQPPKRRQYTPRMGPSGLPRTHLCSVCGKGFARRETLRRHDRIHTGEKPHHCTVCGKYFREAFHLSKHQTVHSGAKNYKCNICGKEFGYSQSLRRHSKLHQKGELEEVPTTPAAETLNSFNPNPQCSVTQDRSQNQAPSAATYYYPQDVKPQDGNAQPQPQPQPQPQPAPQPQAPAPPRLYTCAICWKSFRHHFHLTAHHQTVHEGGGDKLFRCEVCDKAFAYANSLTRHRQSQHGMTCTEPSNPQEGSSTDARGGNDVHQSASESEAATNALLQMAPSTESHGGQSLSVVTHSHQQAPPQTLVGYSPLFYDTAHSSASTASPYSQPLPPNSTIMAPQHPHSPAGVKGEHIYPAGSRSRTLHTTAPFQPLTELPSSEHHHLHHHHHHPHSHHHPHHQSGTQAHQHLDCDIQVTHNDMRRHKKKKKKSNRRDWNENKWESQDLVRFDGSKKKKKIRCTVRGQCNKKHGSLRLTIRRGGGSGGGGYKLVNTGGMKVQILSSLKVPVKRFGCPICPNSVFSHKSGLLVHMAVKHPHKALTTQERLKCSVCGKQSHRPLAAFIHRASHRAKGTFSCRRCSSRFWNATLLHRHKVSCRRRAKGLQRGADTRLRVSKRPGERQTQEEQGEMSYLQGSYRY; encoded by the exons gctcaagtCATTCTTCAGGCTACCCACAGTTCCTGCGCTCTTTCCACCCGTCTGAGGCAGCACTAGCACAAGAGCAGTTGCACCCAGGTGTAGGCCGCTTTGAGCACTTTGCTGGGGGAAGTAGCAGTAGTGGGAGTGCTGGGGGATTAGGAGGATTAGTAACATCTgcacctccaccccctcctccactgCATCCTGGCCTCTCTGTGCCCCAGGCATCATCTGgtccctccacttcctctccttccccttcaaCCTCCGTGACAGCCTCTAATAACCCTCCCAGCAGCAGTGCAGTTAGCTCCTTGGGGCACCATTTGGTCGGGGCCCAGTCTGACGCGCGGAGTCTTCACCAACAGTTTAGTTGCATGTTAGCTGCTAACCAGTATTTCCTCTCTGGGGTACCTGCTAATGCTAGTTTAGAGCAGTTTCTTGTTCAACAAGGCACCCATAACCATTTAGGGATTGGGTTAAGCCAGACAGGTGGGGAAACTAGTACTAGTCTTGCTTCACCACCTGCTTTGCATTCTTCTCATTCCCATGGCCACTCCACTGCTCAGCCACAGCAGGGCGCACCGCAACCTTCCCAACAGCAACAGCTTCCACCACACGCTCTGTCTCACCCTCACTCTCATTCGCACCATCCGCTCCACCCAGGCTCCCAGCCCTCATCGCTAGGTGGCTTTGACTTTCAGGGAATCCCTGTGCTCTCATCGAATCAGATAGCTTCTCTGATGCAGCAGGAGGCAGGGTTACCCCTGCCCTTGCCACTTCACTTATCTTTAAGCAAGGATGATGGTAAAggggacagcagcagcggcgggggcggcagtagcaacagtagtagtaggagAAAGAAAGCTATGGCTGGCTATTTGCCACAGAGGAAATCTGACGCCGCTGGTAATAACAGTAGCAGCCACAGTGGTAATCCAAGCACTACTAGCAACAGCGGAGGACTTAGTCATGGTCAGCCCCCGGCTTTAATCGGGAGCGGGGTTGGTATAACGCCTATGGGTGGAGACCCATCATCACTTCTTTCttcgtcatcttcatcctcatctgtagtttcttcctcctcctcctctgctccctcttccACTGCTGCCTCAGTCCTCGTTACTAATGACTCTCATCTTTCTAAATCTGATAACCAGAACTCAATGCAACCAAACCCCTCAGCGTCTGATACAGAGCCCCTTTATAGCTGTAGAGATTGTGGCAAAAGCTTTCCTCACCTTTCAAGCCTTCGCAGGCATTTGCGCATGCATGAGCCAACCACAGCGGGTACTAGCAATAGTAGCACGACTGGTCCGAACCCTATTCATATTAAAGCACAGTCTGATCCAAGCCTCCCACATTCGACCCAAGAAACTCAGCCCTCATCCAATTCATGTCCTAGCCCAGACAAACTATTTCATTGCTCTGATTGTGGCAAAGCCTTTAAGAAAAAAGGGCACCTCCTGCAACACGGAGTTATACACTCTTCGGCCCGCCCGTATGGCTGCTCCACCTGTTCTCGGGCTTTTAATCGTAGAGAATCATTGACACGTCACGAGAAGATACATGAGGAAAAGCCATTCCGATGTCCCGCCTGTGGTCGTGCCTTCCGTGAGAGCACCTCTCTTCTCAACCATGCTGCCTCAGGCACCTGCGGCAAGCCAG GCTACCACGATGACCACCGTTCTCAAGGTAATCCATCTCCATGCTACTCTGGTGCCTCCCCCTGTGGAAGTGGGATGGCGGGCCCCGCTCTAAGAAAGGCTCCACTGGCTCCAACACTGCATCCGCACTCACAGAGCCACGGCCAGCACCACCATCCACAGCAACAGCCCCACCTGCCCCTTTCTTCTCTACTGGATGACTCGGAGGATGATGTTACCAGCTCTGTCAATAATGCTATCTCTGCGATCACAGCTGCAAGTAACAGTGGAAATAGAGGGGATGATAGGGGAGACATCATAGGAGGCCTTCTAGGTGGTCTGGGTTTAGGTCCTCTGGGCTCACCCTCGTCAACATCTGGTATTGATAAGAATTTCAGAGGCGTGGGGAACCAGGAACCAATGAGCAGCAACCCACAAAATCCGGCTGCCAAACCAAAACGTCCACGTAAACCCAGAGCTAAGAAAGACCCTGCGCAAGGTGGACAGCCCCCCAAACGTAGGCAATACACTCCCAGAATGGGTCCAAGCGGGCTTCCACGCACTCACCTTTGCAGCGTCTGCGGTAAGGGCTTTGCACGCCGCGAGACCCTCCGCAGACACGATCGCATTCACACTGGAGAAAAGCCCCACCACTGCACCGTGTGTGGAAAGTATTTCCGAGAGGCTTTTCACCTCAGCAAGCATCAAACGGTCCACTCTGGGGCAAAGAATTACAAATGCAACATATGTGGAAAAGAGTTTGGCTATTCCCAGAGCCTCAGAAGGCATAGCAAGCTCCACCAGAAAGGGGAGCTAGAAGAGGTGCCCACAACCCCTGCTGCAGAGACCCTCAACAGCTTTAATCCAAACCCTCAATGTAGCGTTACCCAAGACCGGAGCCAGAACCAAGCACCCAGCGCCGCCACATATTACTACCCTCAAGATGTCAAGCCTCAAGACGGCAACGcccagcctcagcctcagcctcagcctcagcctcagcctgcaCCTCAACCACAAGCGCCAGCTCCGCCACGCCTGTACACCTGTGCTATATGTTGGAAATCATTTCGCCATCACTTCCACCTGACGGCTCATCACCAGACGGTTCACGAAGGCGGGGGTGATAAGCTGTTTCGCTGCGAGGTGTGCGACAAAGCCTTTGCCTACGCGAATAGCCTCACTCGCCACCGGCAGTCGCAGCACGGGATGACCTGCACTGAACCATCTAATCCTCAAgaaggcagcagcacagacgcCAGGGGTGGAAATGACGTTCATCAGTCGGCGTCAGAGAGCGAGGCTGCCACTAATGCGCTTCTACAGATGGCTCCTTCCACAGAGAGCCACGGAGGTCAAAGTCTAAGCGTTGTAACTCACAGCCACCAACAAGCACCCCCACAAACACTTGTTGGATACTCTCCCCTCTTTTACGACACGGCCCATTCTTCAGCCTCTACCGCATCACCTTATTCTCAGCCTCTTCCTCCAAACTCTACAATTATGGCGCCCCAGCATCCACATTCCCCGGCTGGGGTGAAAGGAGAGCACATATATCCGGCTGGATCCCGTAGCCGCACGCTTCACACAACAGCCCCATTTCAGCCCCTTACGGAACTGCCCTCCTCTGAACATCATcacctgcatcatcatcatcatcatcctcactcccaccatcatcctcatcatcagtcAGGCACCCAGGCCCACCAGCACCTCGACTGCGACATCCAGGTAACACACAATGACATGAGACgacacaagaagaaaaaaaaaaagtccaacagGAGAGATTGGAATGAAAATAAGTGGGAGTCCCAAGATTTAGTCAGATTTGACGGaagcaaaaagaagaaaaaaatcaggtGTACAGTTAGAGGTCAGTGTAATAAAAAACATGGCTCTCTTCGTTTGACTATTAggcgaggaggaggatcaggaggtggtgggtatAAGCTTGTCAACACTGGGGGGATGAAGGTGCAGATCCTGTCGTCTCTCAAAGTCCCTGTGAAACGTTTTGGCTGTCCCATATGCCCCAATTCTGTGTTTTCCCATAAGTCGGGACTGCTGGTACACATGGCAGTTAAGCACCCGCACAAAGCCTTGACCACTCAGGAGCGACTCAAGTGTAGTGTATGTGGGAAACAGTCGCACAGGCCACTGGCGGCCTTCATTCACCGGGCTTCCCATCGCGCCAAAGGGACGTTCTCCTGCCGACGCTGCTCCTCCCGCTTCTGGAACGCAACGCTTCTCCACAGGCACAAGGTGTCGTGCCGGCGCCGGGCTAAAGGACTGCAGCGTGGTGCGGATACAAGGCTGAGGGTTTCAAAGAGACCCGGAGAGAGACAGacccaggaggagcagggcgaGATGTCGTACTTGCAGGGGTCGTACAGGTACTGA
- the LOC101078690 gene encoding zinc finger protein 600 isoform X2, translated as MFQFGKYNLDIIEMLSGHQAHQFKGLGLDRQLQHQQQVQLHQHQLQQQQQQQAESSGALLSGLGLGPLQGTRGYHDDHRSQGNPSPCYSGASPCGSGMAGPALRKAPLAPTLHPHSQSHGQHHHPQQQPHLPLSSLLDDSEDDVTSSVNNAISAITAASNSGNRGDDRGDIIGGLLGGLGLGPLGSPSSTSGIDKNFRGVGNQEPMSSNPQNPAAKPKRPRKPRAKKDPAQGGQPPKRRQYTPRMGPSGLPRTHLCSVCGKGFARRETLRRHDRIHTGEKPHHCTVCGKYFREAFHLSKHQTVHSGAKNYKCNICGKEFGYSQSLRRHSKLHQKGELEEVPTTPAAETLNSFNPNPQCSVTQDRSQNQAPSAATYYYPQDVKPQDGNAQPQPQPQPQPQPAPQPQAPAPPRLYTCAICWKSFRHHFHLTAHHQTVHEGGGDKLFRCEVCDKAFAYANSLTRHRQSQHGMTCTEPSNPQEGSSTDARGGNDVHQSASESEAATNALLQMAPSTESHGGQSLSVVTHSHQQAPPQTLVGYSPLFYDTAHSSASTASPYSQPLPPNSTIMAPQHPHSPAGVKGEHIYPAGSRSRTLHTTAPFQPLTELPSSEHHHLHHHHHHPHSHHHPHHQSGTQAHQHLDCDIQVTHNDMRRHKKKKKKSNRRDWNENKWESQDLVRFDGSKKKKKIRCTVRGQCNKKHGSLRLTIRRGGGSGGGGYKLVNTGGMKVQILSSLKVPVKRFGCPICPNSVFSHKSGLLVHMAVKHPHKALTTQERLKCSVCGKQSHRPLAAFIHRASHRAKGTFSCRRCSSRFWNATLLHRHKVSCRRRAKGLQRGADTRLRVSKRPGERQTQEEQGEMSYLQGSYRY; from the coding sequence GCTACCACGATGACCACCGTTCTCAAGGTAATCCATCTCCATGCTACTCTGGTGCCTCCCCCTGTGGAAGTGGGATGGCGGGCCCCGCTCTAAGAAAGGCTCCACTGGCTCCAACACTGCATCCGCACTCACAGAGCCACGGCCAGCACCACCATCCACAGCAACAGCCCCACCTGCCCCTTTCTTCTCTACTGGATGACTCGGAGGATGATGTTACCAGCTCTGTCAATAATGCTATCTCTGCGATCACAGCTGCAAGTAACAGTGGAAATAGAGGGGATGATAGGGGAGACATCATAGGAGGCCTTCTAGGTGGTCTGGGTTTAGGTCCTCTGGGCTCACCCTCGTCAACATCTGGTATTGATAAGAATTTCAGAGGCGTGGGGAACCAGGAACCAATGAGCAGCAACCCACAAAATCCGGCTGCCAAACCAAAACGTCCACGTAAACCCAGAGCTAAGAAAGACCCTGCGCAAGGTGGACAGCCCCCCAAACGTAGGCAATACACTCCCAGAATGGGTCCAAGCGGGCTTCCACGCACTCACCTTTGCAGCGTCTGCGGTAAGGGCTTTGCACGCCGCGAGACCCTCCGCAGACACGATCGCATTCACACTGGAGAAAAGCCCCACCACTGCACCGTGTGTGGAAAGTATTTCCGAGAGGCTTTTCACCTCAGCAAGCATCAAACGGTCCACTCTGGGGCAAAGAATTACAAATGCAACATATGTGGAAAAGAGTTTGGCTATTCCCAGAGCCTCAGAAGGCATAGCAAGCTCCACCAGAAAGGGGAGCTAGAAGAGGTGCCCACAACCCCTGCTGCAGAGACCCTCAACAGCTTTAATCCAAACCCTCAATGTAGCGTTACCCAAGACCGGAGCCAGAACCAAGCACCCAGCGCCGCCACATATTACTACCCTCAAGATGTCAAGCCTCAAGACGGCAACGcccagcctcagcctcagcctcagcctcagcctcagcctgcaCCTCAACCACAAGCGCCAGCTCCGCCACGCCTGTACACCTGTGCTATATGTTGGAAATCATTTCGCCATCACTTCCACCTGACGGCTCATCACCAGACGGTTCACGAAGGCGGGGGTGATAAGCTGTTTCGCTGCGAGGTGTGCGACAAAGCCTTTGCCTACGCGAATAGCCTCACTCGCCACCGGCAGTCGCAGCACGGGATGACCTGCACTGAACCATCTAATCCTCAAgaaggcagcagcacagacgcCAGGGGTGGAAATGACGTTCATCAGTCGGCGTCAGAGAGCGAGGCTGCCACTAATGCGCTTCTACAGATGGCTCCTTCCACAGAGAGCCACGGAGGTCAAAGTCTAAGCGTTGTAACTCACAGCCACCAACAAGCACCCCCACAAACACTTGTTGGATACTCTCCCCTCTTTTACGACACGGCCCATTCTTCAGCCTCTACCGCATCACCTTATTCTCAGCCTCTTCCTCCAAACTCTACAATTATGGCGCCCCAGCATCCACATTCCCCGGCTGGGGTGAAAGGAGAGCACATATATCCGGCTGGATCCCGTAGCCGCACGCTTCACACAACAGCCCCATTTCAGCCCCTTACGGAACTGCCCTCCTCTGAACATCATcacctgcatcatcatcatcatcatcctcactcccaccatcatcctcatcatcagtcAGGCACCCAGGCCCACCAGCACCTCGACTGCGACATCCAGGTAACACACAATGACATGAGACgacacaagaagaaaaaaaaaaagtccaacagGAGAGATTGGAATGAAAATAAGTGGGAGTCCCAAGATTTAGTCAGATTTGACGGaagcaaaaagaagaaaaaaatcaggtGTACAGTTAGAGGTCAGTGTAATAAAAAACATGGCTCTCTTCGTTTGACTATTAggcgaggaggaggatcaggaggtggtgggtatAAGCTTGTCAACACTGGGGGGATGAAGGTGCAGATCCTGTCGTCTCTCAAAGTCCCTGTGAAACGTTTTGGCTGTCCCATATGCCCCAATTCTGTGTTTTCCCATAAGTCGGGACTGCTGGTACACATGGCAGTTAAGCACCCGCACAAAGCCTTGACCACTCAGGAGCGACTCAAGTGTAGTGTATGTGGGAAACAGTCGCACAGGCCACTGGCGGCCTTCATTCACCGGGCTTCCCATCGCGCCAAAGGGACGTTCTCCTGCCGACGCTGCTCCTCCCGCTTCTGGAACGCAACGCTTCTCCACAGGCACAAGGTGTCGTGCCGGCGCCGGGCTAAAGGACTGCAGCGTGGTGCGGATACAAGGCTGAGGGTTTCAAAGAGACCCGGAGAGAGACAGacccaggaggagcagggcgaGATGTCGTACTTGCAGGGGTCGTACAGGTACTGA